One genomic region from Populus nigra chromosome 8, ddPopNigr1.1, whole genome shotgun sequence encodes:
- the LOC133701453 gene encoding transcription factor TGA2-like isoform X4, with protein MADASPRTDISTDADTDDKNQRYDRGQSTALVASDSSDRTRDKMDQKTLRRLAQNREAARKSRLRKKAYVQQLESSRLKLSQLEQELQRARQQGIFISSSGDQTHSMSGNGAMAFDVEYARWLEEQNRQINELRSAVNSHAGDAELRIIIDGIMAHYDEVFKLKSNAAKADVFHLLSGMWKTPAERCFLWLGGFRSSELLKLLMNQLEPLTEQQLVGIGNLQQSSQQAEDALSQGMEALQQSLSETLSSGSLGSSGPSGNVANYMGQMAMAMGKLGTLEGFIRQADNLRQQTLQQMHRILTTRQSARALLAIHDYFSRLRALSSLWLARPKE; from the exons AAGGACTGATATCTCAACGGATGCAGACACAGACGATAAAAACCAAAGG TATGATAGAGGTCAATCTACCGCTCTCGTGGCATCTGATTCCAGTGACAGAACAAGGGACAAAATGGACCAGAAg ACTCTTCGCAGGCTTGCTCAAAATAGAGAAGCTGCAAGAAAAAGCCGTTTGAGGAAGAAA GCATATGTTCAGCAGCTGGAGAGTAGCCGCTTGAAGCTCAGCCAACTGGAACAGGAGCTCCAACGGGCACGACAGCAG GGAATCTTCATATCAAGCTCAGGAGACCAAACTCATTCAATGAGTGGAAATG GGGCCATGGCATTTGATGTAGAATATGCACGATGGCTGGAGGAGCAAAATCGACAAATTAATGAGTTGAGATCAGCTGTCAATTCTCATGCTGGTGATGCAGAACTTCGTATTATCATTGATGGTATAATGGCTCACTATGATGAAGTTTTCAAGCTGAAGAGCAACGCAGCCAAGGCTGATGTTTTCCATTTGCTGTCTGGCATGTGGAAGACACCTGCAGAGAGGTGTTTTTTGTGGCTTGGTGGCTTCCGTTCATCTGAGCTCCTCAAG CTTCTTATGAATCAATTGGAGCCTTTAACAGAGCAGCAGTTGGTGGGCATTGGCAACTTACAGCAGTCCTCCCAACAGGCGGAAGATGCATTATCTCAAGGGATGGAGGCATTGCAGCAGTCCCTCTCTGAGACTTTGTCCAGCGGATCTCTTGGCTCCTCAGGGCCATCTGGAAATGTGGCAAATTACATGGGTCAGATGGCCATGGCCATGGGAAAGCTAGGTACCCTTGAGGGATTTATTCGCCAG GCTGACAATTTGAGGCAGCAAACCTTACAACAAATGCACCGAATATTAACCACCCGTCAGTCTGCTCGTGCTCTCCTCGCAATACACGATTACTTTTCCCGTTTACGTGCTCTTAGTTCCCTCTGGCTCGCGCGACCTAAAGAGTGA